GCCTTCACCTGCTCCTTTCCTTCCTGCTGTGCATTCAATTCTCGCATTTTCTGTAGTAACTTTGGTTTCTCGTTGTGCTGCATCTCTGCCTGTGCGCTTGGACGCTTCGGCAGCGGTGGCAAAGCAGGCAGGTCGCAACGTTGTCGCAAATGCCGATAAACGGCATCCACACGCTGCACCAAACGGTTTACATACTTCGTCGTCGTCCGGTCCATTATAGAAGGCGCCTTTATACAATCGTTGCCTCCAAATTCGCAAACCTGACAgcatacataaaatatttgtaatcaataaaaaattataattataattattattaaattatagaGATTAAGCTcacaaaagcaaataagagagagtgttcgactgtgatatacccgctactcattaaataaatattaaacatttggtatattgatatagcactctcaaaatataccatagattacaaaatataccagattgtgagctgatcaaaaatacatatatacactttataggatcggagatgcctccatCTGTTCGTTACATACAACACATTTATACCTATACATTTACTTATATCtatacaaagttataatacccttttaccccATGGGTAGAAAACTATATAACTAACTATAAAACTACGATATATTTGTACTACAATTTATGTAGGTCCCGAAATATCAAAGTTATGGATCAATATAGAATTGTAAGACGAAACAGACGTTTATATGAGTGGAACAGGTCTCCTACAGTCAGTACTTGACTTTAGCGTTACTACTTAGACTAAGCCAAATATAAATGGGCaagcaaaaattgaaataaaataaacttgatctatGACTATCGTAAGAATTAATAAGGCAATAGcatttgatattattaaatcggaatatatgaatatacaaatatatattttgaaacttACGCGGTAATGCTGCAAAATTGCCTCTTTTGGTGGCACATTCAATGATCCCATTCCGGGTGAGAACTCCCACACAAAATGATTGCCCGCTTCAACAACTGCTTCTGGTTTGCAAATGTATTTGGAGCGCTGCTTTTGAGGATGCAGTTTGTAGCGCCTGCAGTAATAAAcgaacaaatttcaataactTTGAATGGAAAACATCCAAAATAACTAACCTTCTTGTCTTGCGCTGAGTCACTAAAGAGGCGCGCACGCTACCCAATTGATCGTTGCCTCCTGGTATGCCAGAGCTGGCGAGAGGATCATCGGCAAACTGCAGATAATAAAACGCGTTCTGAAAAGAATAAGCTCCAGTATTGCGATTGCGAAATCGCTGATTAAGTGAGCTGTAAAATGAGATAGATTAACATTGGCAAAGTGCTTCCAAATACTCTTTCAGTTCATCTTTTTACCTTAAGAGCTCATTGAGAGTGTCTGTGTAGCGGGGCACAATGAACTCATCCAGATCGACAAGCGCCAGATACTTGTAGCGATACATTGTGCGATAGAGGCAATCGTTGAGTGCCGCAAAAAGTCCTTCAGTGCGAATCTCCTTCTGTGAACGCATGCGAAGATTCCAGGGCAAGATGCTGACAGTTGGTCGCTGATAGTGCAAGGACTTGAGCACACGCGGCGTTGCATTATTGGCCACATCTGCAGGCTGCAGTGGCTCTAGATCATAGGCCGTCAGGTTGCCAGGTACGAGTCCACGTTGATAGCTCTGCAGCACACAAGAGGCACGCGGTCCCAGCGTATGATTGTAGAAGGTGAAATGCGAGACGCCCAGCAACGCGTAGAACTCCAGATACTCCATCAGATACAGCGCCTGATCGTAGCTAAAGTGGAACGGCTTCACGCAGACCGCGATGCGATCAGATATCTGATCCCCACTCGGCGGGGCGTGCGGCAAGGGTCGACGGGCATTGCCACTGCCGCTGGCGTTAACCATAGGCTGAGCAAAGTCCGCGTCCTGATCTGTATTACGCAATGTAAGCAAATTTCCGGGCGGTGCGCGCAACCTCGAGACAACGCTCACATATTGTGGCACTTCCAAAGGAGGCGCACGCACAGGACACAGAACAAAGCAGGCGCTGTACTTGAGATTCCAGTTCTCGCGTATAATCTACACAACCCAAACATAAAGTCGACTAAAGCATTTAAAGAATCGTCCGCGATTAACTCAATTAGCGTTTGCAACTCACCTTGACTCGCGCCATAACCGTGGCCGATGTGTACTTGGCACGTGCTGCCGACGCAGATGCCTCACTGTTATTGTGGGGCGTGGGACCGTACCAGAATCGGCACCAGACGCGCTCTGGTCCACGTGTTTTGGTTGCGCCAATGACGCGTACTAAGCGTGCTCCATCGCGCCGATCGAAATAGGCGGAGTAGACAAAGAATTTGAAGCGGGTTCCATTGACAACCTGCCAAGCACCGTCGCCTGGCGCCGTGCCAAATGGGAAGTGCGGCAACGTCTCCTCCACCTTGTCGGGCAGCAGCTGTCCCCAAGGTATCAATGGCATGTTCAGGCCATTGCCAGCTCCACTGACGCCCACACCGAATGCACCGCCCCCAGTTCCGCCTCCTCCAGCTGCACCATTGAGTATGGTACCCGCATAACGTGAGTGTTGACCGTCAGCGCCTGCGGCTTCTGTGAAATAGTACATAGTGTGAAATGCATGAGACACCAGGGCGTATACGTCATGGCGCGCCGTCCCTTTTGTTATCTAAGCGTTGGACGTCTTTGATTGCATTACGACTGCGAGTGCGAATGCGAGTGTCGTTGTGCTGAAAGGCTATGGCATTGTGTTGCTGATTGCCATTTGCTACTCACCTTGaattttaagtttattgtCACGAAACTGTATAAAACCTAATTTATTATCACTCAGAATGCTGTCGTCCAGATCGTAGTCATcctgcaaacacacacaatttgatAGACAATCAAAAGATGAATTCAATAAAAGGCCAGCAATCATTTCGATTATTCCAGCTCTCAGCACACAATGACAAGCCCTCAAGCTGCACTTGCACCTTTAACTTATTTTGTCAAAACTAATTCAAACGTAGATTGAATATCTATTCTTAGTAGAAAAGTCTCCGtattaatatatatgaatgtatagACGTAGCCGTACAGTCGAGGGTCGACTGAGAGATACCCTCTAcccttttttaataaaatcataatcTATAAACATTCCGAAAATATgccccaaaaatactaaaatataccaaagatatatcaatattgtaccacattgaaaatataccataaactaTATtgtaccaaattgtcagcgaCTAAGATCCGTAGGAAGTAGGCGTGTCTTcccatacaaatttgtttctGATAAAACTCAGCTATAAAAAAAGGTCTTTTGTTAACATATTGTATCAGACATCGAAATAGTGTTGAGTACCTGAGCTAAGGTTAAATTGTATTTCCCTACACGGAATAGTTTAATGCCATAGAAATGGTTAACTGAAAATCAAATGATTATGCCATTGTCTCAACTAATTCAACTGAGATATAAACAATACAGCCACATCCCAGTTTTCTCATTTCCGCACAGCAGCTTATGGGTTATGGTGACTGTTATGCTTTCAAAAGTTAACTTAGTGCATTGCGGAACACTTGGGTGCAAATAAATCAACTTTTTGTTGGCCGCTTGCAAAAAAACCATGAAAAGGTAAATCATATGCATTATGCTTCGCGCTGCTTgcttaaatatgcaaatctcTTTTGCCTCTCGCAagctgaaaagtatgcaacgaaaTATGGCAAACGGCAACATCTTTTGTTTTCCCACGGCCCCGCTACGCCAACAACGAGTTGAGACCATAAAAATGGGCGCGATAGTTAAGCCGACACGCCCCCAAACCAACTACTGCTACTGCCGCCCCCGAGATGGCAGCTGCagtaataacaaaaacaacaattgttgacCATTTTTCGGTTGGCAACGCGCTCTTCCTACACATTCCCAtgcatttgcataacaaaACTTA
This DNA window, taken from Drosophila nasuta strain 15112-1781.00 chromosome 2L, ASM2355853v1, whole genome shotgun sequence, encodes the following:
- the LOC132798187 gene encoding uncharacterized protein LOC132798187; this encodes MLGSRSPPKYKQLATGTGGSASSGSNLSSSSKSCSGHHYQQAYLGHSHACYHHQQHQQHQQQQQHHHQHQSHSHGSRTSLTPTMKRGKKNWGSRERSSMSFLIVILFFAVFGLIILTEVFMIDERSHSGLMAMRAGGGGGASLGGRMGDSMPDYDNVKDDYDLDDSILSDNKLGFIQFRDNKLKIQEAAGADGQHSRYAGTILNGAAGGGGTGGGAFGVGVSGAGNGLNMPLIPWGQLLPDKVEETLPHFPFGTAPGDGAWQVVNGTRFKFFVYSAYFDRRDGARLVRVIGATKTRGPERVWCRFWYGPTPHNNSEASASAARAKYTSATVMARVKIIRENWNLKYSACFVLCPVRAPPLEVPQYVSVVSRLRAPPGNLLTLRNTDQDADFAQPMVNASGSGNARRPLPHAPPSGDQISDRIAVCVKPFHFSYDQALYLMEYLEFYALLGVSHFTFYNHTLGPRASCVLQSYQRGLVPGNLTAYDLEPLQPADVANNATPRVLKSLHYQRPTVSILPWNLRMRSQKEIRTEGLFAALNDCLYRTMYRYKYLALVDLDEFIVPRYTDTLNELLSSLNQRFRNRNTGAYSFQNAFYYLQFADDPLASSGIPGGNDQLGSVRASLVTQRKTRRRYKLHPQKQRSKYICKPEAVVEAGNHFVWEFSPGMGSLNVPPKEAILQHYRVCEFGGNDCIKAPSIMDRTTTKYVNRLVQRVDAVYRHLRQRCDLPALPPLPKRPSAQAEMQHNEKPKLLQKMRELNAQQEGKEQVKAQASATTKQQVEKATIRKAATTTTTTTTTTTTTTTTTTTARPQNPFKDVTTKRTTISSTALENAKQIAPPANVRRKRKMIVFELDDMGVPIARVEYH